A part of Desulfonatronovibrio magnus genomic DNA contains:
- a CDS encoding siphovirus Gp157 family protein, which translates to MPTLDAIQEEISNILQVAEELTEDQHLPALSYLDELGLQEQSKVDAIGYAVRKRKAEIDFLKQEEERLRHRRKSMEKRLEEFREYLLIILNRHKLTKIKGLSSTLFIRTVNAVNILDLGGIPEKFKKIITEVRVDKRGIAEELKNGWHIPGAQLEKRQSLTIR; encoded by the coding sequence TAAGCAATATTCTGCAAGTTGCGGAGGAATTGACAGAAGACCAGCATTTACCTGCCTTGTCCTATCTGGATGAACTGGGCCTACAGGAGCAGTCCAAAGTAGACGCTATCGGATATGCAGTCAGAAAGCGTAAAGCTGAGATTGATTTCCTGAAGCAGGAGGAAGAGAGACTGCGCCACAGGCGTAAGTCTATGGAGAAAAGACTTGAAGAGTTCCGGGAGTATCTGTTGATTATTCTGAACCGGCATAAGCTTACAAAGATAAAGGGCCTATCCAGTACACTTTTTATCAGGACCGTAAATGCCGTAAACATCTTAGACCTTGGTGGCATCCCGGAGAAGTTTAAGAAGATAATAACTGAGGTAAGGGTTGATAAGCGAGGCATAGCCGAAGAATTAAAAAATGGCTGGCATATTCCGGGTGCCCAGCTGGAAAAGAGACAATCATTAACCATAAGATAG
- a CDS encoding ATP-binding protein: MFVKAKRSQSKLRLGLIGPSGSGKTYSALLIAKGLGGKIAMLDSERGSGSLYSDLVDYDISDLSPPYTPERYIQAITEAEKAGYNVLIIDSLSHAWSGQGGILEFVDRASQVVKNNFAAWREASPKHNSLVDAILGADLHVIVTMRSKTAWEVQKDEKTGKTRPVKIGLAPVQRDGLEYEFTCVLELSVDGHIATASKDRTGLFDGRYITPDIETGKMLKDWLVGSTAKPADLINDIMAHLFKLGLGSRLSEYEAYIQAKYNTDLKSLPYKYILEQLANLERCHTDQDLLSKFRDYLTKQAA; encoded by the coding sequence ATGTTTGTAAAAGCAAAACGAAGTCAGTCTAAATTAAGACTGGGCTTAATAGGCCCCAGCGGGTCAGGTAAGACATACAGCGCACTGTTAATAGCCAAGGGCCTGGGAGGAAAGATTGCCATGCTGGATAGTGAAAGAGGCTCTGGCTCTCTGTATTCAGACCTGGTGGACTATGACATATCTGATCTAAGCCCGCCCTACACCCCGGAGCGCTACATACAGGCTATAACAGAAGCTGAAAAGGCAGGCTATAACGTACTGATTATTGACTCATTATCTCATGCATGGTCAGGCCAGGGCGGTATCCTGGAGTTCGTGGACCGGGCTTCACAGGTTGTAAAAAATAACTTTGCGGCCTGGCGTGAGGCCAGCCCAAAGCATAATTCTCTGGTAGATGCCATACTGGGAGCTGATCTGCACGTCATAGTTACCATGCGCAGCAAGACAGCCTGGGAAGTCCAGAAAGATGAGAAGACTGGTAAGACAAGGCCTGTCAAGATCGGACTGGCCCCAGTCCAACGTGATGGTCTGGAATATGAGTTTACCTGTGTTCTGGAACTATCAGTTGACGGACATATTGCTACGGCCAGTAAGGACAGAACAGGTCTTTTTGACGGCCGTTATATTACGCCGGATATCGAGACAGGCAAGATGCTCAAAGATTGGCTAGTCGGTAGTACAGCTAAACCTGCGGACCTGATAAACGACATTATGGCTCATCTGTTCAAGCTTGGACTGGGATCAAGACTTTCTGAATACGAGGCATATATTCAGGCGAAATACAACACTGACCTTAAGAGTCTTCCCTATAAGTACATCCTGGAACAGCTTGCTAACCTGGAAAGATGCCATACGGACCAGGATTTACTGTCTAAGTTTCGTGACTATTTAACTAAGCAGGCAGCATGA
- a CDS encoding type II toxin-antitoxin system VapC family toxin, with translation MEWVKKLSGTTIGLDTAPLIYFIEEKSPYLSVLEPFFVEMEKGSLLVSTSTITLLEVLVYPLRLGNYSLASNYKDILLNSKMITVEISHSISERAASLRAKHNIRTPDALQISAAIETGAAYFLTNDLRLPTIPSIEIITLDSLI, from the coding sequence ATGGAGTGGGTGAAGAAACTTTCAGGGACTACTATCGGGCTTGATACTGCTCCTCTAATTTATTTCATCGAGGAAAAATCACCCTATCTTTCTGTATTAGAACCTTTTTTTGTTGAAATGGAAAAGGGGTCATTGTTAGTGTCAACTTCAACCATAACCTTGCTTGAAGTTCTGGTATATCCATTACGTTTAGGCAATTATTCTCTGGCATCTAACTATAAAGACATTTTACTTAATTCAAAGATGATCACCGTTGAAATATCTCATTCTATCTCGGAGCGAGCCGCCAGCCTAAGAGCAAAGCATAATATAAGAACTCCAGATGCATTACAGATAAGTGCAGCCATTGAAACAGGAGCAGCCTACTTCCTTACAAATGATCTTAGGCTACCAACAATCCCTTCAATTGAAATAATCACCCTTGATAGCTTGATTTAA
- a CDS encoding site-specific integrase → MQGISKNPCDGIKKFEENNVQERYLTPEELERLCVAIRESENPLLEPIILMLILTGARKSEILNARWEDVDLQRKSIRFPFTKSGKPRTVPLSDSAVGVLEGLERTGLYVFPNPDTGKPFTSVYRSWFTAREKACLEDVKLHTLRHSFASFLINAGRSIYEVGALLGHSKIETTMRYAHLAEETLKEAVNSVPLGKAA, encoded by the coding sequence GTGCAAGGGATCAGTAAAAACCCTTGTGACGGTATCAAGAAGTTTGAAGAGAACAATGTCCAGGAACGTTACCTGACCCCGGAAGAACTCGAAAGGCTATGCGTGGCCATAAGAGAGAGTGAAAACCCTTTGCTTGAGCCGATAATCCTCATGCTGATCCTGACTGGAGCCCGGAAAAGTGAGATCCTGAATGCCAGATGGGAGGACGTTGATCTTCAAAGGAAATCCATCAGGTTCCCGTTTACAAAAAGTGGTAAGCCCCGGACAGTTCCTCTTTCTGACAGCGCTGTAGGTGTGCTGGAAGGTCTTGAGCGCACAGGTCTGTATGTATTCCCGAACCCTGATACCGGGAAGCCATTTACCTCAGTTTACAGGTCATGGTTTACTGCCAGAGAAAAAGCTTGTCTGGAAGACGTAAAGCTGCATACCCTCCGGCACAGCTTCGCCAGCTTCCTGATTAACGCTGGGCGTTCGATATATGAGGTTGGAGCCTTGCTCGGTCACAGTAAGATTGAAACCACTATGCGCTATGCGCATCTTGCAGAGGAAACCCTGAAGGAAGCAGTGAATTCCGTACCGCTGGGTAAGGCTGCGTGA
- a CDS encoding glutamine amidotransferase-related protein: MRYALENELPMFGVCRGLQIMAHYFGYKVTACTGHAGTRHEVSIDGEEHTVNSYHDNCGPLEINPPLIPYPLPETIRTVLKASITRTNL, from the coding sequence ATCAGATATGCCCTGGAAAATGAGCTTCCAATGTTTGGAGTGTGCCGGGGTCTGCAGATCATGGCTCACTATTTTGGATATAAGGTTACTGCCTGCACTGGTCATGCAGGTACAAGGCATGAAGTAAGTATTGATGGGGAAGAACATACGGTAAATTCCTACCACGACAACTGCGGACCTCTTGAAATTAACCCGCCGCTTATACCATACCCTTTGCCAGAGACAATCAGGACCGTATTGAAGGCTTCTATCACCAGGACAAACCTCTGA